In a genomic window of Lycium ferocissimum isolate CSIRO_LF1 chromosome 9, AGI_CSIRO_Lferr_CH_V1, whole genome shotgun sequence:
- the LOC132030387 gene encoding F-box protein At2g26160-like yields the protein MPDWSNLQHDLLVLIIRRLNLIEDYLNFGTVCKSWHFVSTKDNFNSNLPRVPWLMLAEEEYDYTCRKFFSLYNGMILKKRIPKASGKRCMESMGWLITVGKDEGEISLLHPFSGVQIQLPHQNTTEHYEFNQTPVPWTFVQKAVLSGNPSHTSDYVLVVIEGHYQFLSFWRPGDLLWTRIRKPAYFPHISDVVYFSGHFYAVSYNGCVQVCDVVGSEPTKSHIIAQLAPWIDGKYYILESLGSLFVVSQDGVDIRYVKDDRERIPLTHIQGEDDEEEKMYTYKTRNFLVFQIDLDTCKTTLTRDLGDRAFFLGANASLSVQASQFPGIKPNHIYFTDNCLGAYLHFEEGGGLDMGVFNLADGSIQPHYDGVSLSRVCPPIWVTPTPC from the coding sequence ATGCCTGATTGGTCAAACCTTCAACATGATCTACTGGTTCTAATAATTAGACGTTTAAATTTGATTGAAGACTACCTTAATTTCGGCACTGTCTGCAAATCATGGCACTTTGTGTCCACCAAGGACAACTTTAACAGTAACTTGCCTAGGGTTCCATGGCTAATGCTAGCTGAGGAAGAGTATGATTACACCTGTAGAAAATTCTTCAGTCTCTATAATGGCATGATTTTGAAGAAGCGGATTCCTAAAGCGAGTGGAAAACGATGTATGGAATCTATGGGATGGCTTATCACAGTTGGAAAAGATGAGGGTGAAATCAGTCTGTTACATCCCTTCTCCGGTGTTCAAATCCAATTGCCCCATCAAAATACCACCGAACATTATGAATTCAACCAGACTCCCGTTCCATGGACCTTTGTCCAGAAAGCAGTTCTGTCAGGCAATCCTTCTCATACATCTGATTATGTTCTCGTGGTCATTGAGGGACACTACCAATTCCTCAGTTTCTGGAGACCAGGAGATTTGTTATGGACCAGGATTAGGAAACCGGCCTATTTCCCACATATTAGTGATGTGGTATATTTCAGTGGCCACTTTTATGCAGTCAGTTATAATGGGTGCGTGCAAGTTTGTGATGTTGTTGGCTCTGAACCCACTAAAAGTCACATCATAGCACAGCTAGCACCATGGATTGATGGCAAGTATTACATCCTAGAATCACTAGGATCATTATTTGTAGTTTCGCAAGATGGTGTTGATATAAGATACGTCAAAGATGACCGCGAAAGGATTCCCCTGACGCACATCCAAGGTGAAGATGATGAGGAGGAGAAGATGTACACGTACAAGACAAGAAATTTTCTAGTTTTTCAGATCGATTTAGATACTTGCAAAACTACGCTAACCAGGGATTTAGGGGACAGAGCTTTTTTCCTGGGCGCTAATGCTTCTCTTTCAGTCCAAGCTTCTCAATTTCCAGGAATCAAGCCCAATCATATTTATTTTACTGATAATTGTTTGGGTGCATACCTCCACTTTGAAGAAGGAGGCGGTTTGGACATGGGGGTGTTCAACTTAGCAGATGGCAGTATCCAGCCACATTATGATGGTGTTTCCCTCAGTCGTGTTTGTCCTCCAATTTGGGTCACACCAACTCCGTGTTGA